CGCTCGAGACCCACCCGTTCGAGATCCGGACGTGCGTCGAGGAGGCGCTCGACCTCGTCGCCCCGCCGGCCGCCGCGAAGGGCGTCGAACTGGCGTACCTCGTCGAGGACGGCGTCCCGCGGACCGTCCGGGGCGACGTGACGCGCGTCCGCCAGGTCCTCGTCAACCTCCTCTCGAACGCGGTCAAGTTCACCGAGGCGGGGAGCGTGTGCGTCCGCGTCGACTCGGCCCCGCCCGACCCCGAGGCGGGCACCCTCGCCGACGTGCGCTTCGCCGTCGAGGACACGGGCATCGGGATCGCGCCCGACAAGCTCGAAGCCGTGTTCGAGTCGTTCTCACAGGCCGACGCGTCGACGACGCGCCAGTACGGCGGCACCGGCCTCGGCCTCTCGATCTGCCGCCGGCTCGTCGAGATGATGGGCGGCGAGGTGGGCGTCGAGAGCGAGCTCGGCGTCGGGTCGACGTTCACGTTCTCGATCGAGGCCGAGGTGGCCCCGTCCGAAAAGCGGGTGTTCCTCCGCAGCGAGCAGCCGGCGCTCCAGGGCCGCCGCGTGCTCGTCGTCGACGACAACGACGTGAACCGGGAGATCCTCTCGCGGCTCTCGACGCGCTGGCGGATGCACCCGGTCGCGGTCCGCTCGGGCGCCGAGGCGCTCGCGGCGTACGAGGCGTCGCTCGCCGAGGGCCGGCCGTACGACCTCGTGTTGCTCGACATGCAGATGCCGCAGATGGACGGGCTCGACGTGGCCCGCGGGATCGTCGCGCGCGCGCCGGGCCGCCCGCCGGTCCTCGTCATGCTCACGTCGATCCACCGGGAGGGCTCGCTCCGCGACGAGGCTCGTCAGGCCGGCGTCCACGCCGTCCTCTACAAGCCGACGAAGCCGTCGCAGCTCTACGACGCGCTCATCGAGGCGTTCGAGGGCCGGCCGGCCGCGCGGTCGGTGCCGGAGGCGTCCACGCCGCCCGCGCCTCGGACGGCCGACGCGCCGACGGCTTGGGTGGCCCGTCCCGCCGCGCCCGAGTCGTCTGCGGGCAACCTGCGGATGCTCCTCGCCGAGGACAACGTGGTCAACCAGAAGGTGGCCGTCCGTCTCCTCGGCCGCCTCGGCTACACCGTCGACGTGGTCGCCAACGGGGCCGAGGCCGTGGCCGAGGTCGAGCGCCGCGCCGGGTTCGGCGAGGGCTACGACGTCGTGCTGATGGACGTCCAGATGCCGGTGATGGACGGGCTGACGGCCACCCGCGCCATCCGAGCGTCGGGGACCGTCACCGACCAGCCGCACATCGTCGCGCTCACGGCGAACGCGATGGAGGGCGACCGCGAGGCGTGCCTCGACGCCGGGGCCGACGACTACCTCTCGAAGCCGGTCCAACTCGACTCGATGCGCGAGGCGATGGACCGCGCGGCCCGACGTCGGAGCGCGGCCTCGACCGCCCGCGACGTCGTCAGGGCGTAGCGGCGGCGTCGGCCAGCCCCTCGGCCTCGGCCCACTGGCGGAGGCCCTCGGCGGCACGCTCCGAGAGGGTCGGGACGGAGACCTCGACGACGACGTAGAGGTCGCCCTTGGCCTTGGCCGTCTCGACGCCCTGGCCCCGGACGCGGAGCCGCGTGCCGGGCTGCGTGCCCGGCCGGATCCGCACCCGGACTGTCTTGCCGGTCGCCGTCCGGACCTCGCGCGACGTCCCGAGCATGGCCTCGACCGCCGTGACGGTCTCGGTGGTGACGAGGTCGTCGCCGTCCCGCTCGAACCGGCCGTCGGGGGTCACGCGGAACGTGATGAACAGGTCGCCTGGGGCACCGCGCCCGCCGGGCGACGGCTCGCCGCGGCCCGCCAGCTTGATCTTGAGCCCGTCGCGGGCCCCCTTTGGGACCGTGATCCGGACCGTGTCGCCGGAGGGCGTGCGGAACTCGCGCGGTCCGCCCTGGAGCGCCTCCTCGAACGTCAGCCGGACCGTCGTCTCGACGTCGCGCCCGCCGCGGTACCGGGTCTCGCCGGGGCCGCCCGCGCCCCCGAAGAACTGGTCGAAGATGCCACCGAGGCCGCCGCCCCCGCCGAACGTGAACGCGTCGTCGTCGAAGCCCGGCCCCGCGCCCGTCGCGTCGACGCGGACGTAGGTCCCGTCGGGCGTGCGGTAGAACCGGCCGCCGGCCGCGCCGGGCCCGCCGAAGCCGTCGAACGGCGTCCCCTCGTACTGCCCGCCGTAGGGGTCGCGGCGGGCCCGGTCGTAGGCCTTCCGCTTGGTCTCGTCGCCGAGGACGTCGTAGGCGGCCTGGACCTCCTTGAACCGTTCCTCGGCCGCGGCGTCGCCCGCGTTCCGGTCGGGGTGGTACTGCTGGGCGAGCGTACGGTACGCCTTCTTGATCTCCTTGGCGGAGGCGTCCTCGGCGACGCCGAGCGTTTCGTAGTGGTCGGGGAGGGCGGGCACGGGTCGGGGAGGGGGGCGCCGTGTGTACCGCCCGGTCTGCCGCTCCTGTTCCGCCGGGCTGCGGCGCGGTCAGGTGCCGCCCGATTCTGGCCGGCCGGGGAGCGGACGTGAGGGCGGGTGGTTTTCCGGCTGCCCGACCCTCCGGCCGGGTCCCCTCTCCCGACTCACCCGTCCCGGGTCCCCTCATGACGTTTACGTGGTATTGGATCGGCGTCGCCTCGATGGCCGCCGGCTCGGCCTACTTCGGGCTCGCGGCCGCGCGCGCGACCGAGCGCCGCTGGCAGGTCCTCTGGTCGCTGTACTTCTTCATCTGCCTGATCGCGTTCGCCCTGTACCTCGTCATGGCGACCGACTACGGGGCGTACCTCGCCGAGGGCGGGCACAACACGGTCTGGATCCGGTACGTCACGTGGTTCCTGTCGACGCCGCTCCTCCTGCTGGCGCTGACGTACCTCGGCCGCTCGACGTCGACGCTGACCGGGGGACTCCTCGGGGCCAACGCGTTCATGATCGCGACGGGCTTCGTGGCGACGGTCCTGACCGAGGACACGCCGGCCGCACTCCACCTCGTCTGGTGGACCATCTCGACCGGGGCCTACCTCGCGATCGCGTGGGCCTTCCTGGGGCGGTACAAGCGGGAGGCGAAGGCGGCCCTGCCCGCCTCGGCGTCCGTGTTCGACCGGCTCGTCCTCGTCCACCTCGTGCTGTGGACGGCGTACCCCGTCGTGTGGCTCCTCTCGCCGGAAGGGCTGGCCGTCTTCGGCGGGCCCGTCGAGGCCATGCTCTACGCGATCCTCGACATCGCCGCCAAGGTCGGGTTCGGGTTCCTCGCCGCCAACACGCTCCGGACGATCGAGCAGAACGGGGAGGCCGGCACGTTCGCCCCGTCGCGGACGGCGACGGCCTAGGTGACGCCGACGCTCGCTCCGGGCCTGGAGGTCCGCCCCGACCCGGAGTACGCGCGCCGGGCCGCCGCCGTGGGGGCGTGGGCCCGCGGCGCGCTGGCGGTCGCGGTGGGCCTCGCCCTGCTCGGCGTGTTCGGCGGCGGCGGGCCGCTCACCCGGACGACGGTCGCGGGCGAGGGCGGGTTCGCCGTCCGCTACGACCGGTTCGCGCGGCTCGACGCGCCGGTCGCGGTCGAGGTCCG
This sequence is a window from Rubrivirga marina. Protein-coding genes within it:
- a CDS encoding DnaJ C-terminal domain-containing protein — its product is MPALPDHYETLGVAEDASAKEIKKAYRTLAQQYHPDRNAGDAAAEERFKEVQAAYDVLGDETKRKAYDRARRDPYGGQYEGTPFDGFGGPGAAGGRFYRTPDGTYVRVDATGAGPGFDDDAFTFGGGGGLGGIFDQFFGGAGGPGETRYRGGRDVETTVRLTFEEALQGGPREFRTPSGDTVRITVPKGARDGLKIKLAGRGEPSPGGRGAPGDLFITFRVTPDGRFERDGDDLVTTETVTAVEAMLGTSREVRTATGKTVRVRIRPGTQPGTRLRVRGQGVETAKAKGDLYVVVEVSVPTLSERAAEGLRQWAEAEGLADAAATP
- a CDS encoding bacteriorhodopsin, which translates into the protein MTFTWYWIGVASMAAGSAYFGLAAARATERRWQVLWSLYFFICLIAFALYLVMATDYGAYLAEGGHNTVWIRYVTWFLSTPLLLLALTYLGRSTSTLTGGLLGANAFMIATGFVATVLTEDTPAALHLVWWTISTGAYLAIAWAFLGRYKREAKAALPASASVFDRLVLVHLVLWTAYPVVWLLSPEGLAVFGGPVEAMLYAILDIAAKVGFGFLAANTLRTIEQNGEAGTFAPSRTATA